From Serinicoccus profundi, the proteins below share one genomic window:
- a CDS encoding SGNH/GDSL hydrolase family protein, with the protein MRFGIRINRWRIHFRNNNPRFGVIGSGVSLPQVYFGPATSGAFTATPALIASDRTTGTVTRWQRTPIEAGVEYAISYSFSTTGITRRVVGGGWSASSVSSQSATLTRVVSLPLDAWIEAEIEPDVPVLAVFGDSLASGVGASLPVFESWLSIYCRRIGALPVHYTASGDTMAGWSNPFAHKWARWQHLSRPDAAFHAMGSNDVFAGASLDQMQERRATTMQILTEYVSPVIASTTLLPRSRLSGATEDTRRAYNAWLKTTPDEARDLCDMVPPVSRNDEDISPGFDCGDGVHLNASGYRSMQTAITRALVPTPA; encoded by the coding sequence GTGAGGTTCGGCATTCGCATCAACCGCTGGCGCATCCACTTCCGCAACAACAACCCGCGCTTCGGCGTCATCGGATCAGGCGTCTCCCTTCCGCAGGTCTACTTCGGGCCCGCCACCTCGGGCGCGTTCACGGCGACCCCGGCCCTGATCGCTTCGGACCGGACGACGGGGACCGTCACCCGGTGGCAACGGACCCCGATCGAGGCCGGTGTCGAGTACGCGATCTCCTACTCGTTCAGCACCACGGGCATCACCAGGCGGGTCGTCGGCGGTGGCTGGTCGGCGTCATCGGTGTCGTCGCAGTCCGCGACCCTCACCCGGGTCGTGTCGCTGCCCCTGGACGCGTGGATCGAGGCCGAGATCGAGCCCGACGTGCCCGTCCTCGCGGTCTTCGGCGACTCCCTGGCCTCCGGGGTCGGGGCATCCCTGCCGGTCTTCGAGTCGTGGCTGTCGATCTACTGCCGCCGCATCGGTGCACTCCCGGTGCACTACACGGCGTCGGGCGACACGATGGCTGGCTGGTCCAACCCCTTCGCCCACAAATGGGCGAGGTGGCAGCACCTTTCCCGCCCCGACGCCGCGTTTCACGCGATGGGCTCCAACGACGTCTTCGCAGGCGCGTCCTTGGATCAGATGCAGGAGCGGCGCGCGACCACCATGCAGATCCTCACCGAATACGTGTCCCCGGTGATCGCGTCGACGACTCTCCTGCCGAGGTCTCGGCTCAGCGGCGCCACGGAGGACACCCGCCGCGCCTACAACGCCTGGCTCAAGACCACCCCGGACGAAGCGCGCGACCTGTGCGACATGGTCCCGCCGGTGAGTAGGAACGACGAGGACATCTCGCCCGGATTCGACTGCGGCGACGGCGTGCACCTCAACGCCTCCGGGTACAGGTCGATGCAGACGGCCATCACCCGAGCCCTGGTGCCGACCCCCGCCTGA
- the tyrA gene encoding bifunctional chorismate mutase/prephenate dehydrogenase yields MTTPPGAQEPLAALRAQIDDVDAQVMELLAQRLELVAQVGEVKGRHGLPIYDPERERAMIARKREHAAERGLSPDLVEDVLRRCMREAYTHEKNMGFTRQAPDLGPIVVVGGRGRMGALFGRMFTLSGYDVRVVERDDTPEQVAEAVAGAGLVLVSVPIHDTVQVVRDLPPLPEDCLLVDLTSTKRAVMEAMLATHTGPVLGLHPMFGPDVDSFAKQVVAAVPGRDAQASTWLLEQIRLWGARVHEVDADEHDHAMGLIQALRHFSTFAYGWHLAHEDRNLDTLLALSSPIYRLELIMVGRLFAQDAELYFDIITGSSDALELIERYHERYTQAIELLRTGDREAFVRQFGEVEGWFGEHAERFLVESKSLLAHADSTRP; encoded by the coding sequence ATGACCACACCCCCGGGGGCGCAGGAACCACTGGCCGCGCTGCGCGCCCAGATCGACGACGTCGACGCCCAGGTGATGGAGCTGCTGGCGCAGCGCCTCGAGCTGGTCGCCCAGGTGGGGGAGGTCAAGGGGCGGCACGGCCTGCCGATCTACGACCCCGAGCGCGAGCGCGCCATGATCGCCCGCAAGCGCGAGCACGCGGCCGAGCGGGGGCTCTCGCCCGACCTCGTCGAGGACGTCCTGCGCCGGTGCATGCGCGAGGCCTACACCCACGAGAAGAACATGGGCTTCACCCGCCAGGCGCCGGACCTCGGCCCGATCGTCGTCGTCGGTGGGCGCGGTCGGATGGGCGCGCTCTTCGGGCGGATGTTCACCCTGTCGGGGTATGATGTGCGCGTCGTCGAGCGCGACGACACCCCCGAGCAGGTGGCGGAGGCGGTCGCGGGTGCCGGCCTGGTCCTCGTCTCGGTCCCGATCCACGACACCGTGCAGGTCGTGCGCGACCTGCCGCCGCTGCCGGAGGACTGCCTGCTGGTCGACCTCACCTCGACGAAGCGTGCGGTCATGGAGGCCATGCTGGCCACGCATACCGGGCCGGTCCTCGGGCTGCACCCGATGTTCGGCCCAGACGTCGACAGCTTCGCCAAGCAGGTCGTCGCCGCCGTGCCCGGCCGGGACGCGCAGGCCAGCACGTGGCTGCTCGAGCAGATCCGGCTGTGGGGCGCGCGCGTGCACGAGGTCGATGCCGACGAGCACGACCACGCGATGGGCCTCATCCAGGCGTTGCGCCACTTCTCGACCTTCGCCTACGGCTGGCACCTGGCCCACGAGGACCGCAACCTCGACACCCTGCTGGCGCTGTCCTCCCCGATCTACCGCCTCGAGCTCATCATGGTCGGCCGACTCTTCGCCCAGGACGCCGAGCTCTACTTCGACATCATCACCGGCTCCTCCGACGCCCTCGAGCTCATCGAGCGCTACCACGAGCGCTACACCCAGGCCATCGAGCTACTGCGGACCGGCGACCGCGAGGCCTTCGTCCGGCAGTTCGGGGAGGTCGAGGGGTGGTTCGGCGAGCACGCGGAGCGTTTCCTCGTGGAGTCGAAGTCGTTGCTCGCCCACGCGGACTCCACCCGCCCCTGA
- a CDS encoding GDSL-type esterase/lipase family protein: protein MASGTNLDDIVEPGFYPGFAADPINKPGGASSGFLTVAELSTGVATSVRQEWQDYGMYGTWRRNRGTGGWGPWLRTDDIPRVAEPLATGNATTVGPGRHDVPNAHTVTGLPSAEGGLLTRTGVIDTYVTRGEVSSTFERRLRPDGLWTTWARIAGEKVAPLAITRPQAMLTETNTSRSVRTPFTVPTRVRKWRVVIRNANYRTNTAYAGGVTIRTLCVGTADHDAAGAITSSFTPSGTFPSGLRIILRDASVADMGAGYTSPWVTSELVPGVDYMMSLGYQTNGQEVHLGMGGGWWTNGNPMNAELTSGPTGAAVKRLPFDIRIETVLDTDDPVDVIIGDSIAAASSATLPVREAPLAIANRSAGRAVRTHAFGGAAMSEWIGVNWGDPASMKWTDVTNYGPADRVLIALGNNDIHAGTNLKTLQANLATLVGLVRERLTSTVLVATVTPRTAWTGTANETLRAAFNNWLRSFPAGIDGIVDQAAAVENEAGNAPRADLVATDGIHFTSSGTAALASAIR, encoded by the coding sequence ATGGCTTCGGGCACCAACCTGGACGACATCGTCGAGCCTGGTTTCTACCCCGGCTTCGCCGCCGACCCCATCAACAAGCCCGGCGGCGCCAGCTCGGGCTTCCTGACTGTCGCGGAACTGTCGACAGGGGTGGCGACGTCCGTTCGGCAGGAGTGGCAGGATTACGGGATGTACGGCACGTGGCGTCGCAACCGCGGCACGGGCGGATGGGGACCGTGGCTGCGCACTGACGACATCCCCCGCGTCGCCGAGCCGCTCGCGACCGGCAACGCCACCACGGTCGGCCCCGGCCGCCACGACGTCCCGAACGCTCACACCGTCACCGGCCTCCCCAGCGCCGAAGGTGGGCTCCTCACCCGGACCGGCGTCATCGACACCTACGTCACCCGCGGCGAGGTCTCGTCCACCTTCGAGCGTCGCCTGCGGCCTGACGGGCTGTGGACGACGTGGGCGCGGATCGCCGGGGAGAAGGTGGCGCCGCTGGCGATCACCCGGCCCCAGGCCATGCTCACCGAGACCAATACGTCACGGTCGGTCCGCACCCCGTTCACCGTGCCCACCAGGGTCCGCAAGTGGCGCGTCGTCATCCGCAACGCGAACTACCGCACCAACACGGCCTACGCCGGTGGCGTGACCATCCGCACCCTCTGCGTCGGCACCGCCGACCACGACGCCGCCGGGGCGATCACGTCGAGCTTCACGCCCTCGGGCACCTTCCCGTCCGGGCTCCGCATCATCCTGCGCGACGCGTCCGTGGCCGACATGGGCGCGGGCTACACCTCCCCCTGGGTGACCAGCGAACTCGTCCCCGGCGTGGACTACATGATGTCCCTCGGCTACCAGACCAACGGGCAGGAGGTCCACCTCGGCATGGGCGGCGGCTGGTGGACCAACGGCAACCCCATGAACGCCGAGCTGACGAGCGGCCCGACCGGCGCCGCCGTGAAGCGGCTCCCGTTCGACATCCGCATCGAGACGGTCCTCGACACCGACGACCCGGTCGACGTCATCATCGGCGACTCCATCGCCGCGGCGTCATCGGCGACCCTGCCTGTCCGTGAGGCACCCCTGGCCATCGCCAACCGGTCCGCGGGCCGGGCCGTCCGCACCCACGCCTTCGGTGGTGCCGCGATGAGCGAGTGGATCGGCGTCAACTGGGGCGATCCCGCTTCGATGAAGTGGACCGACGTCACCAACTACGGCCCTGCCGACCGGGTGCTCATCGCGCTCGGCAACAACGACATCCACGCCGGCACCAACCTCAAGACGCTCCAGGCGAACCTCGCCACGCTCGTCGGGCTCGTCCGTGAGCGTCTGACCTCGACCGTGCTCGTCGCCACGGTGACCCCGCGCACGGCATGGACCGGGACGGCCAACGAGACGCTGCGGGCCGCGTTCAACAACTGGCTCCGGTCCTTCCCCGCAGGCATCGACGGCATCGTGGACCAGGCCGCCGCCGTCGAGAACGAGGCTGGCAACGCACCCCGCGCTGACCTCGTCGCAACGGACGGCATCCACTTCACGAGCTCGGGCACCGCCGCGCTGGCATCCGCCATCCGCTGA
- a CDS encoding PrsW family intramembrane metalloprotease, protein MVNQSQPPSSSLPNAPGQRAPQDPGKGGDWHQVMSFQPQSPESARPNATRRPVIRRVLLWSAVVTVFGLAALAMTLIVTTAVGLQAAILGMVSASLALGIVIPLFIWVDRLEAEPARLLWFAFLWGALISTLGALVLNELGVAFFAGRHADPLVVGAVVVAPLTEEFFKGLGVLLIFLFAKREFNGVTDGIVYAGIVAAGFAFVENIIYLGQMYLDAGPVGLVGIFIMRCLVSPFAHPMFTVCIGLALGLVAHRRRFSSVWVVLVGFACAVFLHALFNYSAVAASQYYLVLFALVQVPLFIGFLLLLRWARNRESRLLRDTLTGYGMAGWYTPAEVAMLASPGERRRARHWARGVGGRPAEQAMQAFQDESGELAMVRKHLVHGGPDAVWLGREQRILEAVTAHRRVFVPQG, encoded by the coding sequence ATGGTCAACCAGTCGCAGCCGCCGTCGAGCTCGCTGCCCAACGCCCCAGGTCAGCGGGCTCCGCAGGATCCGGGCAAGGGTGGGGACTGGCACCAGGTGATGTCCTTCCAACCCCAGTCGCCCGAGAGCGCCCGGCCCAACGCGACCCGACGCCCGGTCATCCGGCGGGTGCTCCTGTGGAGCGCCGTCGTCACCGTCTTCGGCCTCGCCGCGCTCGCCATGACCCTCATCGTCACGACGGCCGTCGGGCTGCAGGCGGCGATCCTGGGGATGGTGAGCGCGTCGCTCGCCCTGGGGATCGTCATACCCCTCTTCATCTGGGTCGACCGTCTGGAGGCCGAGCCCGCGCGGCTGCTGTGGTTCGCCTTTCTCTGGGGGGCGCTCATCTCGACCCTGGGGGCGCTCGTGCTCAACGAGCTCGGTGTCGCCTTCTTCGCCGGCCGTCACGCAGACCCACTGGTCGTGGGCGCCGTCGTCGTCGCCCCGCTCACCGAGGAGTTCTTCAAGGGGTTGGGGGTGCTGCTGATCTTCCTCTTCGCCAAGCGGGAGTTCAACGGCGTCACCGACGGGATCGTGTATGCCGGCATCGTCGCCGCCGGCTTCGCCTTCGTCGAGAACATCATCTACCTGGGGCAGATGTACCTCGATGCCGGACCGGTCGGCCTGGTCGGCATCTTCATCATGCGCTGCCTGGTCAGCCCGTTCGCCCACCCGATGTTCACCGTCTGCATCGGGCTGGCCCTGGGGCTCGTCGCCCACCGCCGCCGGTTCAGCTCGGTCTGGGTGGTGCTCGTCGGCTTCGCCTGCGCCGTCTTCCTGCACGCCCTCTTCAACTACAGCGCGGTCGCGGCCTCGCAGTACTACCTGGTGCTCTTCGCCCTCGTCCAGGTGCCGTTGTTCATCGGCTTCCTCCTCCTGCTGCGCTGGGCCCGCAACCGCGAGTCGCGCCTGCTGCGCGACACGCTCACCGGCTACGGCATGGCCGGGTGGTACACCCCCGCCGAGGTCGCGATGCTCGCCAGCCCCGGCGAGCGCCGCCGGGCCCGGCACTGGGCGCGCGGCGTCGGGGGACGCCCGGCCGAGCAGGCGATGCAGGCCTTCCAGGACGAGAGCGGTGAGCTGGCCATGGTGCGCAAGCACCTCGTCCACGGCGGTCCGGACGCCGTGTGGCTGGGCCGTGAGCAGCGGATCCTCGAGGCGGTGACCGCGCACCGGCGCGTCTTCGTGCCGCAGGGGTGA
- a CDS encoding helix-turn-helix domain-containing protein: protein MHYLPKDVKTFLVREYLAGRSLRELTEITGRSHGAVRNILERAGAPRRGRGASRVKR from the coding sequence GTGCACTACCTCCCTAAGGACGTCAAGACGTTCCTTGTGCGCGAGTACCTGGCCGGCCGATCCCTGCGTGAGCTCACCGAGATCACCGGCCGCAGCCACGGCGCCGTCCGCAACATCTTGGAGCGCGCGGGCGCACCCAGGCGGGGCCGCGGGGCCTCACGGGTCAAGCGCTGA
- a CDS encoding dynamin family protein — protein MTTDPAALLAAVERLRSSAGEVSLPLDLGHAEEARTARRELEQQLDDYVLPRLRSLDAPLLAVVGGSTGAGKSTLVNSVVGEEVSRAGILRPTTRASVLVHHPQDAAWFTDTRVLPGLARIGGDAAEVEDPGAVRLVASEALPSGLALLDAPDIDSVVQANRQLSKQLLSAADLWLFVTTAARYADAVPWGLLREASERGTSVAIVLNRVPPEAMQQVRVHLATMLREQGLGQSPIFAIPEDELDGGRIPGRHSERLRGWLHSLAVDARARSVVIRRTLTGTLGSLSARADALAGAGRDQVGAWRDLEQGPREAYRDALESISQGVQDGSLLRGEVLARWHELVGTGEFLRSIEVGIGRVRDRVTSFFTGKEISSEPLGEALQTGAAALITSHGQVAASTAARSWKQRPGGRPLVEQHPELARATPDFSEQVERLIRDWQRDILEMVKEEAGSRRTTARYLAFGVNGLGVLLMLVVFSATAFIPTGAEVAVGAGSAVLAQRLLEAVFGDQAVRAMALKARESLLGRVEELYADQRSRFDATLQEVAVSEDALAELEAAAAAVEAAR, from the coding sequence GTGACCACCGACCCCGCCGCGCTGCTCGCTGCCGTCGAGAGGCTGCGGTCCTCGGCCGGAGAGGTCTCGCTCCCGCTCGACCTCGGCCACGCCGAGGAGGCCCGCACGGCCCGACGTGAGCTCGAGCAGCAGCTCGACGACTATGTCCTGCCCCGTCTGCGCTCGCTCGACGCCCCCTTGCTGGCGGTCGTCGGCGGCTCGACCGGTGCCGGCAAGTCCACCCTGGTCAACTCGGTCGTCGGCGAGGAGGTCAGCAGGGCGGGCATCCTGCGGCCGACCACGCGGGCCTCGGTGCTCGTCCACCACCCGCAGGATGCGGCGTGGTTCACCGACACCCGGGTGCTCCCCGGGCTCGCCCGCATCGGCGGCGACGCCGCCGAGGTCGAGGACCCCGGCGCGGTGCGGTTGGTGGCCTCCGAGGCGCTGCCCTCCGGTCTCGCGCTCCTCGACGCCCCCGACATCGACTCAGTGGTCCAGGCCAACCGTCAGCTCTCCAAGCAGCTGCTGTCGGCGGCCGACCTCTGGCTCTTCGTCACCACGGCGGCAAGGTATGCCGACGCCGTGCCGTGGGGGTTGCTCCGGGAGGCCAGCGAGCGCGGCACGTCGGTGGCGATCGTGCTCAACCGGGTCCCGCCCGAGGCCATGCAGCAGGTGCGGGTCCACCTCGCCACGATGCTGCGCGAGCAGGGCCTGGGCCAGTCACCGATCTTCGCCATCCCCGAGGACGAGCTGGACGGCGGCCGGATCCCGGGCCGGCACAGCGAGCGGCTGCGCGGCTGGCTGCACTCCCTCGCGGTCGACGCCCGCGCTCGCTCGGTCGTCATCCGCCGCACGCTCACCGGCACCCTGGGCTCGCTGAGCGCCCGGGCGGACGCGCTCGCGGGCGCAGGACGCGACCAGGTCGGCGCCTGGCGGGACCTCGAGCAGGGGCCGCGCGAGGCATACCGGGACGCCCTGGAGTCGATCTCCCAGGGGGTGCAGGACGGCTCCCTGCTGCGGGGCGAGGTGCTCGCCCGCTGGCACGAGCTCGTCGGGACCGGGGAGTTCCTCCGCTCGATCGAGGTGGGCATCGGCCGGGTGCGCGACCGGGTGACCTCCTTCTTCACCGGCAAGGAGATCTCCTCCGAGCCGCTCGGCGAGGCGCTGCAGACCGGCGCCGCCGCCCTCATCACCTCGCACGGCCAGGTGGCGGCCAGCACCGCCGCGCGCTCGTGGAAGCAGCGCCCGGGCGGGCGACCCCTCGTGGAGCAGCACCCCGAGCTCGCCAGGGCCACCCCCGACTTCTCCGAGCAGGTCGAGCGGCTCATCCGCGACTGGCAGCGCGACATCCTCGAGATGGTCAAGGAGGAGGCCGGCTCGCGGCGCACGACCGCGCGCTACCTCGCCTTCGGTGTCAACGGGCTGGGCGTGCTGCTCATGCTCGTCGTCTTCAGCGCCACCGCGTTCATCCCCACCGGCGCCGAGGTGGCCGTCGGGGCGGGCTCCGCGGTGCTGGCGCAGCGGCTGCTCGAGGCGGTCTTCGGCGACCAGGCGGTGCGCGCCATGGCCCTCAAGGCGCGCGAGTCGCTCCTGGGTCGGGTCGAGGAGCTGTATGCCGACCAGCGGTCCCGGTTCGACGCGACGTTGCAGGAGGTCGCGGTGTCCGAGGACGCCCTGGCCGAGCTCGAGGCCGCTGCGGCGGCGGTGGAGGCAGCCCGATGA
- a CDS encoding YihY/virulence factor BrkB family protein, whose translation MSTETRETRARAKTADDFEQAEGRAPDGPTDLGKTDWKAVLKRTMAEFGTDGGSDLAAAMTYYALMSIAPMLLALSTILGLVGQDGATETTINDLGGQLGVDDDTLTTVNDYIASMGSADGSGILLVVGLLGALWSASNYVNAFSRMMNTVYEVEEGRPVWKLRPWLLGLTVLCLLMLMTIVLAVSLSGSLSEAVFGVVGLSDQATMIWNIAKWPVILIILIGIIAVLYWGTPNVRQPSFRWLSPGAAIAVVVSCLAAAGFGIYVANFGNYNATYGALGAVVVLLLMIFIINNILVLGAELDAELERARELAAGMAAEETILLPPRDAKGTAKKLEKETEMVREARALRMQAAGRRRAAGETVGLEGRGRD comes from the coding sequence GTGAGTACGGAGACCCGCGAGACCAGGGCGCGCGCCAAGACCGCCGACGACTTCGAGCAGGCCGAGGGCCGGGCTCCGGACGGGCCGACCGACCTGGGCAAGACCGACTGGAAGGCCGTCCTCAAGCGGACGATGGCGGAGTTCGGCACCGACGGGGGATCGGACCTCGCGGCCGCGATGACCTACTACGCGCTGATGTCGATCGCCCCGATGCTGCTGGCGCTGTCCACGATCCTCGGCCTGGTGGGTCAGGACGGCGCGACGGAGACGACGATCAACGACCTGGGCGGGCAGCTGGGCGTCGACGACGACACCTTGACCACGGTCAACGACTACATCGCGAGCATGGGCAGTGCGGACGGCTCGGGCATCCTGCTCGTCGTCGGTCTGCTCGGTGCGCTGTGGTCGGCCTCCAACTACGTCAACGCCTTCAGCCGGATGATGAACACCGTCTACGAGGTCGAGGAGGGGCGCCCTGTCTGGAAGCTGCGCCCGTGGCTCCTGGGGCTGACGGTGCTCTGCCTGCTCATGCTCATGACGATCGTGCTCGCGGTGAGCCTGTCCGGGTCGCTCTCCGAGGCGGTCTTCGGCGTCGTGGGTCTGTCGGACCAGGCGACGATGATCTGGAACATCGCCAAGTGGCCGGTGATCCTGATCATCCTCATCGGCATCATCGCGGTGCTCTACTGGGGCACGCCCAACGTCCGCCAGCCTTCCTTCCGTTGGCTCTCGCCCGGTGCGGCGATCGCTGTGGTGGTGTCCTGCCTCGCGGCGGCCGGCTTCGGCATCTACGTCGCCAACTTCGGCAACTACAACGCGACGTACGGCGCGCTGGGTGCTGTCGTCGTCCTGCTCCTGATGATCTTCATCATCAACAACATCCTCGTGCTGGGAGCCGAGCTGGACGCCGAGCTGGAGCGGGCCCGGGAGCTGGCTGCGGGCATGGCCGCGGAGGAGACGATCCTGCTGCCACCGCGCGATGCCAAGGGCACGGCGAAGAAGCTGGAGAAGGAGACGGAGATGGTGCGCGAGGCCCGCGCCCTGCGGATGCAGGCGGCGGGGCGTCGGCGCGCCGCGGGGGAGACCGTGGGCCTCGAAGGTCGCGGCAGGGACTGA
- the orn gene encoding oligoribonuclease: MSGERIVWIDCEMTGLDTVEDALVEVACLVTDSELNVLGDGVDVVIRPPDAAVEQMGDFVRAMHTESGLLPELDSGVTLEEAQQRVMEYVRAHVPEGRKAPLGGNTVSTDRAFLARDMPELDAYLHYRIIDVSSIKELAKRWFPRAYYMAPAKTGGHRALGDIVDSIAELRYYREAVFRELPGLDSDTLREIATRHTAPEATPDA, from the coding sequence GTGAGTGGTGAACGCATCGTCTGGATCGACTGCGAGATGACGGGCCTGGACACCGTCGAGGACGCGCTGGTGGAGGTCGCCTGCCTGGTGACCGACTCCGAGCTGAACGTCCTCGGTGACGGGGTGGACGTCGTCATCCGGCCTCCGGACGCCGCGGTGGAGCAGATGGGGGACTTCGTCCGGGCGATGCACACCGAGTCCGGGCTGCTGCCCGAGCTGGACTCTGGCGTGACGCTGGAGGAGGCCCAGCAGCGGGTCATGGAGTATGTCCGCGCGCATGTCCCCGAGGGGCGCAAGGCCCCGCTCGGGGGCAACACCGTGAGCACCGACCGGGCCTTCCTCGCGCGGGACATGCCCGAGCTGGACGCCTACCTGCACTACCGCATCATCGACGTCTCCTCGATCAAGGAGCTGGCCAAGCGCTGGTTCCCCCGCGCCTACTACATGGCGCCCGCCAAGACCGGTGGTCACCGGGCGCTGGGCGACATCGTGGACAGCATCGCCGAGCTGCGCTACTACCGCGAGGCGGTCTTCCGCGAGCTCCCCGGGCTCGACAGCGACACGCTCAGGGAGATCGCCACCCGGCATACCGCTCCCGAGGCCACACCCGACGCCTGA